The DNA window cacctgtagtcccagctactcgggaggctgagccaggaaaattgcttgagcctgggaggtggaggttgcagtgaactaagatcatgacactgcagtccagtctgggtgacagagtgagattctgtcaaagaaagaagggaaggagaggggaggggagggaaggggaggggaggggagggaaaaagaaatgtgcttcagaaagtttcttctagTCACATGgaaggtacaaggaggagccaGACTGGAGGCAGGGAGCGAAGGAGGGAGAGTCGTATGTTTTGGGGTGGCAGGGGGTGGCCGGTGTGGGCAGTTTCCCCTCCACTCAGGTGAAGGCCTGAGCTAAGGCAGTTCAGTCCAGAGGGAGAGGAGAGCCCAGGTTCCATGGGTGTGAGGAGGCCAATCAAcagaacttttttctttcattaaaaggGTGtgctaagcacctactgtgtgccaggcactgttctctgCCTGTGgtagagcagtgaacaaaacagaaacctgtcctcatggagctgacattctaACGGGTGGAGAGAGACATTAAATGATACAAGCAAAATATATAGCATGCCAGAGAATGAGAAATGATATAGGAAAAAAAGGAGTGGGGTTTTGGAGTAGGGGGGCTATTATAAgttgggtggtcagggaaggcctcagtGAGAGAAAGCATTTAAGCAAAGAcgaaggaagtgagggagagaaCCGTGCAGAAATCTGTGGAAATAGCCTTGCAGAAAAAGGGCAGAGgaggtgcaaaggccctgcagTGCAGGCTGGCTTGTGTGAGGACGAGCCAGGTGGCCAGGGTGGCTGGAGTGGAGGGACAGGAGTAGTGCTCAGAGAGGCAAGGGAGCATAGGCTGACTCTGGAAGGCCACTGGGAGAACTTTGGCTCTTAATCTGCATGAGATAGAAGTCACTGGAGGGTTCTGAGCAGGGGAGTGATATAAACTGACATGTTTGAtcaggatcactctggctgctgtgttgaaaATAGACTGTAGATGGGAAAGGGAGGTGGAAGGAAGACCAGCTAGGAGGCTGTTTGTAATAATCCAGGCTAAAAGATGATGGCAGTTTAGACCCTCTGGTCTAAGAGACTGTGAGTTCTCCCTCtcacttccctccctttcctcctatcctcttccctccttttttttcctctcctctcccttcctctgctctcctccctttctcttcatatatacacatatataggagtatgtgtatacatttgcacaaacaataatttattatggaAAATCTCAAACAGATTCAAAATTAGAGATTACAGCAGAGTGTACTCTATCAAGCACTCAAGAACTCACCACCCAGCCTCAACAATACCTAGTCACAGCCAGTCTCGTTTCATATCTATTCCATCCACACCCTCCCCCTATTGCCCTGGATTATATGGAACCTAGTCCAAAACATCATATCCCTTCaccataaatatttcaatatgtctAGCTATCTTTTGAAAGTAGAGCTAACAGGAATTGTGGATGAATCAGTTTGTAGGATGGAAGGGAAAGCAGTGAAGAATGACTCCAGGGGTTCAGCTGAGCAACTAGAAGCATGGAGCTACTGTTCACCAAGACTGGGAGGAGCAGCTCTGGGGCGTAGAGATCAGGAGGTTGCAGCACATGTAGGCTGAAGACCCCTGGTGGACATCAAAGTGGAGGTGTCAACTAGACAGTTGGACACATGAATTACCAACTGGGTCTGGGGCTGAGAGAGAAGGGTAGCTTAGGGCTGTCTGACTTGGGCGACTTGGGTGGACAAGGGGGCTTTTTACTGAGtcaaggaagagaggagaagcTGGTTTGAGGTTACATGATCGGTTCATTTTGATGAGTTGAGCTTGAGATGCCTTGGGCCTTCTGACATGGTAACTTCCCTGGCAGATGCCTGAGTGCCCATGCTTGGAATTCAGGGGAGGGGGTCAAGGCTGGAAATAGAAATAGGTGGTAGTTAAGTCAGGAGAGCAACTGGGGTGGCTTAGGGGTTGTCTACAGACAGGAAAGAGGATCAGACAAGGCCAGGTGGGTATGGGTGACGCAATAGAGCCCCTGAGATCATGGTGGGTGGAGTAGGGAGGAAAGGTCTTGACCCATCTTGAAGCCTGGGAAGACTCTTTCTGTTTGGAGACCCCAGTGCCAAGCTCAGGACTGGTACAGCATGAGGGCTTCATTCCGAGGTACAGCACATGACAAGCGGAGCTATGAGCAATAAGGACTTTTATGCTGGACCCATTGGGTCTGCCTACTCTTCCTCCGTGTCCTTGTGCAAGACCTAGCACTGGGTCACAGACCCGGGGCAGGAGAGAGATTTCAGGGGACGATGGGACTTTTTCCTTCCTGCCACTGCCACTGGATTCTGGGGGTGTCTCTTTGCTCCACTCCAACTGCAAGCCCTCTAGATGCCCAGCAGTGCTGTctctgagtgagaccctgtcatggCACAGCAAGTCAGTGTCCCCAGTAGGGCCAGTCTCTAGAACCAGACTAGGCAGGCTCAAATCCTGGACCATTGCTAGCTGGTGGCTTTAGTCAAGTGACTTAAGTTTTAGTTTGTTCAGCTGTAAAGTGTGCACAGTAACTGTCCCAACCCCACCAGGTTGTTTGAGTGAGAGATGATGTATGTACACTGTCTGATGTGTCGTAAGTGCTTCTTAAATGGTAGCCATTATTTCCATCGTCTCTCCAGCCTCATCACCCAACCTTTCTCTCCACAAAGCTACCCTCCAGCTGTCCCTGGAGGTACCACCCTTGTTTCCCTACTTCCTAGCATTGCATATACCTGTTTTGCCCACCTCATCTCTTACAAACTCCTACCCAGACCTTAAAACCCAGCTTTGGTGTTTCCTCCTCTGATGTACCAAACAGGGCTGCCATTCCTCCGTGTCTCCGTGAGGGTTCATCACACCGCGCTGTATTTTAGTGCTGGCATGTCTGCTTCCCCTGAACACTCACCCACTCCCACCTGAGACGGGGAGACACCCTGTTTTTCATctgtctgtactcccagcacccAAGAACACGGGCTGAATGCCTGGGCTGTGGGTGCAGGTGGCCCCTGAGGTGGGCCTCTGGGCTTGCCATCACCTCTCATGTGTCTGGTCTCTGCTCCCTTCCCCCGGTTCGCAGACCTGGACTTGGCTGTGCCAGAGACGGCCAGACTGGACAGCAGTTTACACAAGGCCCGGGCCCAACTATTGGCCAAGGGCCGGAGACACCGGCCGTCCCGCTCCAGGCTTCGAGACAGTGCCAGCTCCGCAGAGGATGGTGAAGGCTCCGACGGGCCCGGAGGCAAGGTTGGGGCAAGTTaggaaaacacacatacaccctcccacccctcccacccctgGATACTCTCCAAAGTGCTTTTCCAGGGAAACCACATCCCCAGACTTCTGACCTAGTAATGCTAACAAGTGTTAGCTGCAGTTCACTTCTGGCTCATTTAATCATTTGTAAAGAAGATATTATTAGCCCCAtcttacagctgaggaaactgaggccctgagaggTCCAGTAGCAGTGTCACTGTAAGTGAAGGAGGGGGAATTCAGCCCCAGCCTATGTGACTCAAAGCTCCTGTTTCCCACCTCTCACTCTCCAGCCACCCCCCATGAGGAAACCCTCCCTCTAGGCCCCGGAAGGACCCTCAGGGCCCGCAGTTTACAGGGTGAAAGTCTCCCAGCTCCTTCGGGAAGGGAGGCAGAGGGTTCTCGGTTAGCGCCTGCCCCCTCGTCCAGGTGACCGACGGCTGCGGGAGCCCCCTGCACCGGCTGCGCTCGCCTTTGCACTCAGGCCCGGGGTCCCCGGCCGGGGGCGCTTTCTGCCTGGATCCTCCGGGGTTGCGGCGCAGCCTGGACGAGGACGAGCCGCCGCCTTCGCCGCTCACGCGCTACCGGCCCCTGCACAACGCTGCCTCGCACGAGGGCCTGGCCGCCGCCTCCTGCTCTCCGCCGCGCTCCGCGCCCTCCTCCGACAGCTCCCCCAGCTTCGTGCGCCGCCACCCGCGCGCAGAGCCGCACAGCGAAGGTGAGAGGCGGCCAGCGCCGCACCCCCTGCTGGTCGCTCCGGGGCGCAGCAGCCCTTCCGGTCCCGGCGCGCACCGCAGCCGCGGAAGGGGCAACTGGGCAGAgtggctgagggaggtggagagTGAACGCCGCGGCTCGCCCATTCTTTACCGAACGCATACTAAGTGCCAGACCCTGTGGGCTCTGGGACAGCCAGGTGAGCAAACACATGCAGCCTTTATCATCATAGTAGTTTAGTGGAGAAACAATCGAATCAGGCctggctggtggctcacgcctgtaatcccagcaccttgggaggctgaggtgggaggatcgcttgagcccaggagttccagaccagcctgggcaacacagcgagaccgtctccagaaaaaaattaaaaaattagccccgcgtggtgtgcacctgtagaaccagctacttgggaggctgaggtgggaggatagcttgaacccgggagttctgagctgcagtgagctatgatcactccttgcctcaaaaacaaaacaaaacaagaacccAATCAAATCATCCTCTAACTAAATGTCTAGCTACAAACTATAACAAGTGCTATTTGGGAAATGTGTGTGGCAGCGTGGCAGGAGAGCATACACCAGGATTCCTGGCCTGGCTGGGAACATCCTGGAAATGACATTTGAGCCAAGGTCGGAAGGCTGTTTAGAAGATGGCCAGGACAgacccggtgtggtggctcacgcttgtaatcccagcactttgtgaggccgaggctggtggatcacctgaggtcaggagtttgagattgagaccagcctggacaacatgatgaaaccctgtctcaactaaaaatacaaaaaattaactgggcgtggtggtgggtgcctgtaatcccagctactcaggaggccgaggcaggagaattgcttgaacccaggaggtggagattacagtgagccaagatcacaccattgcactccagcctgggcaacaagagcaaaactccgtctcaaaaagaaaaaaaagttagccaggataAAATTGAGTAGTAGTGGTTCCTACCTTTTTGGAACATTTTATAGCTTGTAAAAGGCTGTCATAAGCATCCCGTTAGGTCCCATGAAGTAGGTGGATGTTATTATCCCCATATTTAAAATAGAGGAAGCCCAGAGAGATAAAGTAGCTTGTCCTAGGACACCCAGCTAGTGAAGGTCACCAGAGCCAGGCTGCCTGATTCCAAGTCAAGAGAATTTCTACCAGCGCACACTGGCAGCcgaaggaggcaggcagggcagcAGACAGgcaatttccttccttctctccctggaAAGATGACAGCCGTGACGCCAGTCCTCCCGAGCCCGCCAGCCCCACCATCGGCCTGGATAAGAAGACCCGCCGAAAGTTCCTGGACCTGGGGTGAGTGGAGGCAGGGCTAGATCACACGGTTTGGAGATGCTGGGGTAAGGGGTAGCACAGTGGGCAGTGCTGCTCCACTTCCTGCTTCCTCCCCACAGGGTCACCCTGCGCCGAGCATCCACAGGCAAGAGCCGGAAGGAGAAAGGCAGCAACCGCCTGTCCATGGGCAGCAGGTGAGAAGTGCCCACGGCGGCCCACCCACAGCTCCCACCCCGGCTCCCCGTGTGCCCTGGTCCTCCCCTCTGTACCCACACCCATGCTGGATACTCTCTCTGCAGGGAGTCAGTGGAGGGGTCCGGCAGGTCAGGGGTCTCCCCGTTCCTGCCTTtttcctggttcacagacagcGGCAAGGGCTCAGCATCCTCGGGTAGCACCACCTCCCCCGCCTGCTCCCCTAAACACGAGGGCTTCAGCCCTAAGAAGTCAGCTTCCCAGGTAAGTCCATAGCTTACTTGTCCCCAAACTGGCCCCCAGTCTTAGGTGACAGGAGGGCATAGTTCACCCTGGCTCAGGCTGGGATTCAGACATTCCTGGAATCGATGTGTCCATCAATGGAGCCATGCAGTGATCCGTTACTTCCTGCATTctctgaattcattcattcactcatccactcTTTCATATCCTGAGGAGTTCATTCCTTGATTCAGTCACTGGTTCATGCATTCAGCAAATCACTGGACACTGATTCCCTACTGTTCCCCCAGCTGGAGACTTCCTTCATTCCTGCTAACTCTTCTGCCCGGCTCAGTTCTAACCCCACTCCTGTGTGAGGAGCTGGGCCACCTGCTTGGTAGGGTGAGGCCTGGGGGATATAGAGAAGAACAGGACC is part of the Chlorocebus sabaeus isolate Y175 chromosome 16, mChlSab1.0.hap1, whole genome shotgun sequence genome and encodes:
- the SAMD14 gene encoding sterile alpha motif domain-containing protein 14 isoform X1; the encoded protein is MASSKLREPVDEVFDLDLAVPETARLDSSLHKARAQLLAKGRRHRPSRSRLRDSASSAEDGEGSDGPGGKVTDGCGSPLHRLRSPLHSGPGSPAGGAFCLDPPGLRRSLDEDEPPPSPLTRYRPLHNAASHEGLAAASCSPPRSAPSSDSSPSFVRRHPRAEPHSEDDSRDASPPEPASPTIGLDKKTRRKFLDLGVTLRRASTGKSRKEKGSNRLSMGSRESVEGSGRSGVSPFLPFSWFTDSGKGSASSGSTTSPACSPKHEGFSPKKSASQESTLSDDSTPPSSSPKIPSGPRQEVKCSYPYHTLSQSSDEFLDEPLPPVHHWTSQQVGQWLQSLNLEQYAAEFAARQVDGPQLLQLDGSKLKSLGLSNSHDRALVKRKLKELAAAAEKERKAQEKAARQREKLRRREQEAKKS
- the SAMD14 gene encoding sterile alpha motif domain-containing protein 14 isoform X2; protein product: MTDAGDLDLAVPETARLDSSLHKARAQLLAKGRRHRPSRSRLRDSASSAEDGEGSDGPGGKVTDGCGSPLHRLRSPLHSGPGSPAGGAFCLDPPGLRRSLDEDEPPPSPLTRYRPLHNAASHEGLAAASCSPPRSAPSSDSSPSFVRRHPRAEPHSEDDSRDASPPEPASPTIGLDKKTRRKFLDLGVTLRRASTGKSRKEKGSNRLSMGSRESVEGSGRSGVSPFLPFSWFTDSGKGSASSGSTTSPACSPKHEGFSPKKSASQESTLSDDSTPPSSSPKIPSGPRQEVKCSYPYHTLSQSSDEFLDEPLPPVHHWTSQQVGQWLQSLNLEQYAAEFAARQVDGPQLLQLDGSKLKSLGLSNSHDRALVKRKLKELAAAAEKERKAQEKAARQREKLRRREQEAKKS